The following proteins are encoded in a genomic region of bacterium:
- the galT gene encoding galactose-1-phosphate uridylyltransferase produces MPELRKDPITRRWVIIATERAARPTDFPQQETTPNHSASCPFCEGQEAKTPPEIAAVRRPGTLANSPGWEVRVVPNKFPALRIEGSTAATIDGIFETMGGVGAHEVIIETPHHALHPATMTPAQLASAIWMYRERYRDLDRDERFKYLLLFRNHGRSAGASLSHPHTQLIALPIVPKRATEELEGAQAYFAREGRCVYCDLLGQEAATQTRVVWENGEFVAFAPFAAWCPFECWLMPKRHEAAFGSLTEAQIPALAEAMHDTLGRLYHCLSNPPYNFIIHTAPYDAKVAHFYHWHIEIIPRLSQVAGFEWGSGFYINTVPPEDAARYLREVIFPAPGHPARAG; encoded by the coding sequence GTGCCTGAGCTCCGCAAAGACCCGATCACTCGACGCTGGGTCATCATCGCCACCGAACGCGCGGCGCGTCCGACGGACTTCCCGCAGCAGGAGACGACACCCAACCATTCCGCCTCCTGCCCGTTCTGCGAGGGGCAGGAGGCCAAGACGCCGCCGGAGATCGCGGCGGTGCGGCGCCCCGGCACCCTCGCCAACTCGCCGGGGTGGGAGGTGCGGGTCGTCCCAAACAAATTCCCGGCTCTGCGGATCGAAGGCTCGACCGCCGCGACGATTGACGGAATCTTTGAGACGATGGGCGGCGTGGGGGCGCACGAGGTCATCATCGAGACCCCTCATCACGCCCTCCATCCGGCGACGATGACCCCGGCGCAGCTGGCGTCGGCGATCTGGATGTATCGCGAACGGTACCGCGATCTGGATCGGGACGAGCGCTTCAAATACCTGCTGCTGTTCCGCAATCACGGTCGTTCCGCCGGTGCGTCCCTCAGCCATCCGCACACCCAGCTGATCGCGCTGCCGATCGTGCCGAAGCGGGCGACGGAGGAACTCGAAGGCGCACAGGCCTACTTCGCCCGGGAGGGCCGCTGCGTCTACTGCGACCTCCTCGGCCAGGAGGCGGCGACACAGACCCGGGTGGTCTGGGAAAACGGCGAGTTCGTCGCCTTCGCCCCGTTCGCCGCGTGGTGCCCGTTCGAGTGCTGGCTGATGCCCAAACGGCACGAGGCCGCCTTCGGCAGCCTGACCGAAGCGCAGATCCCCGCGCTGGCGGAAGCCATGCACGACACGCTGGGGCGGCTCTACCACTGCCTCAGCAACCCGCCGTACAACTTCATCATCCACACCGCGCCCTACGACGCGAAGGTGGCCCACTTCTACCACTGGCACATCGAAATCATCCCGCGCCTGTCGCAGGTCGCCGGGTTCGAATGGGGGTCGGGGTTCTACATTAATACGGTCCCCCCGGAGGACGCGGCCCGGTATCTGCGCGAGGTGATCTTCCCCGCCCCCGGCCACCCCGCCCGCGCCGGCTGA
- the glgA gene encoding glycogen synthase GlgA — protein sequence MTAALRVCVCTSEAVPFAKTGGLADVAGALPPALAEMGCDVRLILPGYRTIERGRFGFRALGGAPVPLGDDRTEVQFFEGRLPGGPVPVYLIANDAAFDRQGLYGEGARDYADNLERFTVFCRGTQALLRHLGWTPDVLHCQDWQTALLPVWLRVEPRDAVCAETGTLFTVHNLAYQGLFPAERLPVTGLPSDLFTPRGIEFYGKINLLKGGVIFADLLSTVSEQYAREIQTEEFGCGLEGVLRERADVLVGILNGVDYGAWDPATDPLIPARFTPEDLTGKAACKEELRRTLGLDLDSRAPLIGMITRLADQKGLDLVAATIETILGWGAQFALLGTGDPVYHTRFRKIHERFKGRAAVTLGFDETLAHRIEAGADLFLMPSRYEPSGLNQLYSLRYGTVPVVRKTGGLADTIVDATPDTLVRGTANGFVFEPYAPEALLGAASRALAAFREPAVWRRLQSVGMRQDFSWKRSAARYVDAYRRATQARGASR from the coding sequence GTGACCGCGGCGCTCCGGGTCTGCGTGTGCACCTCGGAAGCGGTTCCCTTCGCCAAAACCGGCGGGCTCGCCGATGTGGCCGGGGCGCTCCCTCCCGCGCTGGCGGAGATGGGGTGTGACGTTCGCCTGATCCTTCCGGGATACCGGACGATCGAGCGCGGACGGTTCGGATTCCGCGCCCTCGGCGGCGCGCCGGTTCCCCTCGGCGACGATCGGACCGAGGTGCAGTTCTTCGAGGGCCGCCTGCCGGGGGGCCCGGTCCCCGTGTACCTGATCGCCAACGACGCGGCGTTCGACCGTCAAGGGTTGTACGGTGAGGGGGCCCGGGACTACGCCGACAACCTGGAACGGTTTACCGTCTTCTGCCGCGGGACGCAGGCCCTGCTCCGGCATCTCGGATGGACGCCGGACGTGCTGCACTGCCAGGACTGGCAGACCGCGTTGCTCCCCGTCTGGCTGCGGGTCGAACCGCGCGATGCGGTGTGCGCGGAGACCGGGACCCTCTTTACCGTCCACAACTTGGCGTACCAGGGTCTGTTTCCCGCGGAGCGGCTTCCCGTCACCGGGCTGCCCAGCGACCTGTTCACCCCGCGGGGAATCGAGTTCTATGGAAAGATCAATCTCCTCAAGGGCGGGGTGATCTTCGCGGACCTGCTCAGCACGGTCAGCGAGCAGTACGCGCGGGAGATCCAGACCGAAGAGTTCGGGTGCGGCCTGGAGGGCGTGCTGCGGGAGCGCGCGGACGTGCTCGTCGGCATCCTGAACGGCGTCGACTACGGCGCCTGGGATCCGGCCACGGACCCGCTGATCCCCGCCCGCTTCACGCCGGAGGATCTCACGGGCAAGGCCGCGTGCAAGGAGGAGCTGCGGCGCACCCTCGGGCTTGACCTCGATTCCCGGGCACCGCTGATCGGGATGATCACGCGACTCGCCGACCAAAAAGGCCTCGACCTGGTCGCTGCGACGATTGAAACGATTCTGGGCTGGGGGGCGCAGTTCGCGCTGCTCGGCACCGGTGACCCGGTCTATCACACGCGGTTTCGGAAGATCCACGAGCGGTTCAAGGGACGCGCCGCGGTCACCCTGGGGTTCGATGAGACCCTCGCCCATCGGATCGAGGCGGGGGCCGACCTGTTCCTCATGCCGTCCAGATACGAACCCTCCGGCTTGAATCAGCTGTACAGCCTGCGGTACGGCACCGTCCCCGTGGTGCGGAAGACCGGGGGATTGGCCGATACGATCGTCGATGCCACCCCCGATACCCTCGTCCGGGGGACGGCCAACGGGTTTGTCTTTGAGCCGTACGCTCCGGAGGCGCTGCTGGGGGCGGCCAGCCGGGCGCTTGCCGCGTTCCGCGAACCTGCCGTGTGGCGGCGGCTCCAGTCGGTGGGGATGCGCCAGGACTTCTCCTGGAAGCGCTCCGCCGCCCGCTACGTCGACGCCTACCGGCGCGCCACCCAGGCGCGGGGGGCATCCCGATGA
- a CDS encoding cupredoxin domain-containing protein, giving the protein MRVAALGLSAITLLFIAAATTHTLWRRLTRAVKPEEIRITLTDTTLDPAVILLHPGSVRFAILNAGREDHTFTVQGMGVVAQVADLPPEGTGSLDVTFSKPGTYRLLGGRPGTDSPASSLTVRP; this is encoded by the coding sequence ATGCGCGTGGCGGCGCTCGGCCTCTCCGCGATCACCCTCCTCTTCATCGCCGCCGCGACCACGCACACCCTCTGGCGCCGGCTGACCCGCGCCGTCAAACCCGAGGAAATCCGCATCACCCTCACCGACACGACGCTGGATCCCGCGGTCATCCTCCTCCACCCCGGCTCCGTCCGGTTCGCGATCCTCAACGCCGGCCGCGAAGACCACACGTTCACGGTGCAGGGAATGGGGGTCGTGGCCCAAGTCGCCGACCTCCCACCGGAGGGCACGGGGAGCCTGGACGTGACCTTCAGCAAACCGGGAACCTACCGGCTGCTCGGAGGGCGCCCGGGGACCGATTCACCGGCCAGCAGCCTCACGGTCCGGCCGTGA
- a CDS encoding amino acid ABC transporter substrate-binding protein, giving the protein MYRFLRGLPVLVLVPALFLSLVTTGQPAVSEIKIGAVLPLTGPFVASGTYFRQGYGMAVDEVNQAGGLDVGGAKYRIALTILDDGSDATRSRSLVEKLVTDQHVNFLLGGYDTSLVEAQEVVPDQYKIPYVEGGGAASEIFKRGYKYVFGTLASIYNMGKFTVEFITAQQAAGKLPKPLTIALVWENTDHGKDYETALVEEAQKHPDLFKVVLNQPFQLNGSDFSPLLQQVKAANAQAFLSDAHLPDYITMHRQYLQLGLYHQFVSYGGRGPDQKGRQALGPGADYLVAAVWWTPALKDPASQLFTDKYTKQYHQVPDWFQAVSYDTARVLFQAIREAHSLGGPAVRDALSKTVMHNSLLPGGTIRFTADGQIVAPYVMVQNTPGNTVRIIWPQKLPEARDPILPLPHVQ; this is encoded by the coding sequence GTGTATCGGTTTCTTCGAGGACTGCCCGTGCTGGTGCTGGTTCCCGCGCTCTTTCTGAGCCTGGTGACGACCGGTCAGCCCGCGGTGTCGGAGATCAAGATCGGGGCGGTACTCCCGCTCACCGGACCGTTTGTCGCCTCGGGCACCTACTTTCGCCAGGGGTACGGCATGGCCGTCGACGAGGTCAACCAGGCCGGGGGACTGGACGTCGGCGGCGCGAAGTACCGGATCGCCCTCACGATCCTCGACGACGGCAGCGACGCGACGCGCTCCCGGAGCCTGGTGGAGAAACTCGTGACCGACCAGCACGTGAACTTTCTCCTGGGCGGATACGACACGTCGTTGGTCGAGGCGCAGGAGGTTGTCCCGGACCAATACAAGATCCCGTACGTCGAGGGGGGCGGGGCGGCGTCGGAGATCTTCAAGCGCGGCTACAAATACGTCTTCGGCACGCTGGCCAGTATCTACAACATGGGCAAGTTCACGGTGGAGTTCATTACCGCTCAGCAGGCCGCCGGCAAGCTGCCCAAGCCCTTGACGATCGCCCTGGTGTGGGAGAACACCGACCACGGGAAAGACTACGAGACGGCGCTGGTCGAAGAGGCCCAAAAGCACCCGGACCTGTTCAAGGTCGTGCTGAACCAGCCGTTTCAATTGAACGGGAGCGACTTCAGCCCGCTCCTCCAGCAGGTCAAAGCGGCAAACGCGCAGGCATTCCTCTCCGATGCCCACCTGCCGGACTACATTACGATGCACCGGCAGTACCTGCAGCTGGGCCTGTACCATCAGTTCGTCTCCTACGGTGGCCGCGGCCCGGATCAGAAAGGGCGGCAGGCCCTCGGCCCCGGGGCCGATTACCTCGTGGCGGCGGTGTGGTGGACCCCCGCGCTGAAGGACCCGGCCTCCCAGCTCTTCACCGACAAGTACACCAAGCAGTATCATCAGGTGCCGGACTGGTTCCAGGCGGTTTCGTACGACACGGCTCGGGTGCTCTTCCAGGCCATCCGGGAGGCCCACAGCCTCGGCGGGCCGGCCGTCCGCGACGCGTTGTCGAAAACCGTGATGCACAACTCGCTCCTGCCGGGCGGCACCATCCGCTTCACGGCGGACGGGCAGATCGTGGCTCCGTACGTGATGGTGCAGAACACCCCGGGCAATACGGTCCGCATCATCTGGCCGCAGAAGCTCCCGGAGGCCCGAGACCCGATCCTCCCCCTGCCGCACGTGCAGTAG
- a CDS encoding branched-chain amino acid ABC transporter permease has product MFSAQNLIAVGIAALLTAGLYAVMSYGLAIIYGVMKVINLSHAGFLMLGAFMTLVYFQQWHLDPILGAFVNLPVFFGVGWVVHRVLVRRVVRALPIASLLLLFGVWLVLQNLALAIWGGEDQSIITAYTYKALAVFGFRIPVTRLIVFVVALGVLSILHFALGHTYLGKALRATVQDPTAALLVGIDTERISSWAFGLGTAFAAFAGSLLTLLFSFNPDFGGAFQLKSFTIIVLGGLENLPGVAVGAAILAFAESYAVLFMRASLQNVIAYALLVVALIVMPGGVGQLLGNRS; this is encoded by the coding sequence GTGTTCTCAGCACAGAACCTGATCGCGGTCGGGATCGCCGCGCTCCTGACCGCGGGGTTGTACGCGGTGATGTCGTACGGCCTGGCGATTATCTACGGGGTCATGAAAGTGATCAACCTCAGCCACGCCGGGTTCCTGATGCTGGGGGCGTTCATGACCCTGGTGTACTTTCAGCAGTGGCACCTCGACCCAATCCTCGGTGCGTTTGTCAACCTGCCCGTGTTCTTCGGCGTGGGGTGGGTGGTGCACCGCGTCCTGGTCCGGCGCGTGGTCAGGGCGTTGCCGATCGCGTCCCTCCTCCTGCTGTTCGGCGTGTGGCTCGTCCTCCAAAACCTCGCCCTGGCGATTTGGGGGGGCGAGGACCAATCGATCATCACCGCGTACACCTACAAAGCCCTGGCCGTATTCGGCTTCCGGATCCCGGTCACGCGCCTCATCGTGTTTGTCGTGGCCCTCGGTGTCCTCTCTATCCTCCACTTCGCGCTGGGGCATACCTATCTGGGGAAGGCGCTCCGCGCCACCGTGCAGGACCCCACCGCGGCGCTGCTTGTGGGCATCGACACCGAACGGATCAGCTCGTGGGCGTTCGGGCTCGGCACCGCCTTCGCCGCGTTCGCCGGCAGCCTCCTCACCCTGCTCTTCAGCTTCAACCCCGACTTCGGCGGCGCGTTCCAACTCAAGAGTTTCACGATCATCGTGCTGGGCGGATTGGAGAATCTCCCGGGGGTGGCGGTGGGGGCGGCCATCCTCGCCTTCGCGGAATCGTACGCCGTGCTGTTCATGCGGGCCAGCCTGCAGAACGTGATCGCCTACGCCCTCCTCGTCGTGGCGCTCATCGTGATGCCCGGCGGAGTGGGGCAACTGCTGGGGAACCGTTCCTGA
- a CDS encoding branched-chain amino acid ABC transporter permease, with the protein MVRSARSLLPAPALGFLLASVPFLFPRNITLLNLGFLTFLFVAQGIAWNILGGFAGYVSFGYAAFYGLGAYTTALLWLAGWPPVLTYPLAGFVAAAFSLVVGVPTLRLVGPYFSIATIGVGEAMRILMLNLDRITGGASGLNLPTSVPSKAWFYLVGLMFAIGALAVAAAVRRSRFGLGLLALRMDQEAAEALGVRTALFKNMAHTLSAFIVGACGGLYATYLQFVHPDTVFSFTQSISLVLIALIGGLGTLWGPVLGGVIFYVVQDYLQTSYPTFHLLVYGVLLILILLFEPRGLVGVAGRFRRSPMLPPGPGAAGSGAGEVR; encoded by the coding sequence ATGGTGCGCTCCGCCCGGTCCCTGCTCCCGGCCCCCGCGCTCGGTTTCCTCCTCGCCTCGGTCCCGTTCTTATTTCCGCGAAACATCACGCTCCTCAACTTGGGCTTCCTGACCTTTCTGTTCGTGGCGCAGGGGATCGCCTGGAACATTCTCGGTGGGTTCGCCGGCTACGTGTCGTTCGGCTACGCGGCGTTCTACGGTCTGGGCGCCTACACGACGGCGCTCCTCTGGCTCGCGGGCTGGCCGCCGGTCCTCACCTACCCTCTGGCCGGCTTCGTGGCCGCGGCATTCTCGCTGGTCGTGGGGGTGCCGACCCTGCGCCTCGTGGGGCCCTACTTCTCGATTGCCACGATCGGCGTTGGGGAGGCGATGCGGATCCTGATGCTCAACCTGGACCGGATCACCGGCGGCGCCTCCGGCTTGAACCTGCCGACGTCGGTGCCGTCCAAGGCGTGGTTCTACCTGGTCGGGCTGATGTTCGCGATCGGGGCGCTGGCCGTCGCCGCGGCGGTCCGCCGCTCGCGATTCGGACTGGGGCTTCTGGCGCTCCGGATGGACCAGGAGGCGGCCGAGGCCCTGGGGGTGCGCACCGCGCTGTTCAAGAACATGGCCCACACCCTCAGCGCGTTCATCGTCGGGGCCTGCGGGGGGCTGTACGCCACCTACCTTCAGTTTGTGCACCCCGACACCGTGTTCAGCTTCACCCAGAGCATCAGCCTGGTGCTGATCGCGCTGATCGGCGGGCTCGGCACCTTATGGGGGCCGGTGCTGGGGGGGGTGATTTTCTACGTCGTCCAGGACTATCTGCAGACGAGTTATCCGACCTTTCACCTGCTGGTCTACGGGGTGCTCTTGATCCTTATCCTCCTCTTTGAGCCGAGAGGCCTGGTCGGTGTGGCCGGGCGCTTTCGGCGGTCGCCGATGCTCCCCCCCGGACCCGGGGCGGCGGGATCCGGCGCGGGGGAGGTGCGATGA
- a CDS encoding ABC transporter ATP-binding protein, with protein sequence MTPALTLDGVTKRFGGLQAVQDVSLRIAPGGITGLIGPNGAGKTTLFRVIGGSMRPTAGRVVCGEREITGWSSHAICRLGICVTHQIVRPFPDLTVLENALVPAAFGSGGRLPHPPRVEAEEVLEFTGLAPRSDVPASVLTLAERKRLEIARALATRPTILLLDEVLAGLNPTETERAVELVRRIKARGITIVMIEHVMRAVMALSDRVLVLNHGRLIADGLPSEVGNLPEVIEAYLGQPLGAN encoded by the coding sequence ATGACGCCCGCACTCACCCTCGACGGGGTGACCAAGCGGTTCGGCGGGCTGCAGGCGGTCCAAGACGTGTCGCTGCGCATCGCCCCCGGCGGGATCACGGGGCTGATCGGCCCGAACGGAGCGGGAAAGACGACGCTGTTCCGGGTCATCGGTGGATCGATGCGCCCCACGGCAGGGCGCGTCGTGTGCGGGGAACGCGAGATTACGGGGTGGAGTTCCCACGCCATCTGCCGGCTCGGCATCTGCGTCACGCACCAGATCGTGCGCCCGTTTCCCGACCTCACTGTGCTGGAAAACGCGCTGGTGCCCGCCGCCTTTGGGAGCGGCGGTCGGCTGCCGCATCCCCCGCGGGTGGAAGCGGAGGAGGTGCTCGAGTTTACGGGCCTCGCCCCCCGGTCCGACGTGCCGGCGTCCGTCCTCACCCTCGCCGAGCGCAAGCGCCTGGAGATCGCGCGGGCGCTGGCCACCCGCCCCACGATCCTGCTGCTGGACGAGGTGCTGGCCGGGCTCAATCCGACCGAGACGGAGCGCGCGGTGGAGCTCGTTCGGCGGATCAAGGCCCGCGGCATCACGATCGTGATGATCGAACACGTGATGCGGGCCGTGATGGCGCTGTCCGACCGCGTGCTGGTCTTGAATCACGGTCGGCTGATCGCCGACGGGCTGCCGTCCGAGGTGGGGAATCTGCCCGAGGTCATCGAGGCCTACCTCGGACAGCCGTTGGGGGCGAACTGA
- a CDS encoding ABC transporter ATP-binding protein has translation MAALLEVDSIVAGYGQVRALWDVSLIVDDGEIVSLLGANGAGKTTTMRVLSGLLRPQAGTVTFGGRVIHRLPSPRIVEAGLVQIPEGRRLWPRMTVLETLELGAYAPPLRARKQETLDWVLSLFPRLRERRTQLAGTLSGGEQQMLAIGRGLMSRPRLLMLDEPSLGLAPILVRDVFAIIREINARGVTVLLVEQNVRQALEIAHRGYVLETGRIVRAGSAADLLNDPEIKRAYLGI, from the coding sequence ATGGCCGCGCTGCTCGAGGTCGACTCGATCGTCGCCGGGTACGGCCAGGTCCGAGCCCTCTGGGATGTGTCGCTGATCGTGGACGACGGCGAGATCGTCTCGCTGCTCGGCGCGAACGGCGCCGGCAAGACCACCACGATGCGAGTCCTCTCCGGCCTGCTTCGGCCCCAGGCCGGCACGGTGACCTTCGGCGGCCGGGTGATCCACCGGCTGCCCTCACCCCGAATCGTGGAGGCGGGGCTGGTGCAGATTCCCGAGGGGCGGCGGTTGTGGCCGCGCATGACCGTGCTGGAAACCCTGGAATTGGGCGCGTACGCCCCGCCCCTCCGCGCCCGCAAGCAGGAGACGCTCGACTGGGTGCTGTCCCTCTTCCCCCGACTCCGAGAGCGGCGGACCCAGCTGGCCGGGACGCTGTCCGGAGGGGAACAGCAGATGCTGGCGATCGGTCGGGGATTGATGAGCCGGCCGCGCCTGCTGATGCTGGACGAGCCGTCGCTCGGGTTGGCGCCGATCCTGGTCCGCGACGTCTTCGCCATCATCAGGGAGATCAATGCGCGGGGGGTGACGGTGCTGCTCGTGGAGCAAAACGTCCGGCAGGCCCTCGAGATCGCCCACCGGGGATACGTGCTGGAGACCGGTCGGATCGTGCGCGCCGGGTCGGCGGCGGACCTGCTGAACGACCCGGAGATCAAGCGGGCGTATCTGGGGATCTAA
- a CDS encoding glycerate kinase, whose protein sequence is MTLQPRIDDTLFRVTETAALRRAAVQILAHALRAVDAYTVTARAVHREEDTLLVNGHGVALPPAGRVIVIGAGKACAPMARVIEDLLEDRITAGLITVRTGNTVPLRRIVLREAAHPLPDAAGAAAAAEMLGLIAGLTPQDLVICLISGGGSALLPLPREGLTLTDKVKATDLLLRSGADITEINTVRKHLSGIKGGQLARAAYPARLLTLVVSDIVGSPLDAIASGPTVPDPTTYADALAILVKYRLTDRVPPAVLAVLRRGVGGTAPETPKPGDPAFSASRVEVVADNATAARAAVAKAEQLGFRALLLSTYMEGEAREVGKALAGIAREVWATGHPVSRPACIVCGGETTVTVVGSGCGGRNQEVALGAVRGLTGLPTTLLVSFATDGMDGPTDAAGAVADGTSLERARTMGLDPAHYLAENNAYPLLDAVGDLIRIGPTSTNVNDLVLILSGDPAADRAF, encoded by the coding sequence GTGACCCTGCAGCCGAGGATCGACGACACGCTCTTTCGCGTCACCGAAACGGCCGCGCTGCGCCGCGCCGCCGTGCAGATCCTCGCCCACGCGCTGAGGGCGGTCGATGCCTACACCGTCACCGCCCGAGCCGTCCACCGCGAGGAGGACACGCTGCTGGTGAACGGGCACGGCGTGGCACTTCCGCCCGCGGGACGGGTGATCGTGATCGGGGCCGGTAAGGCGTGCGCCCCGATGGCGCGGGTAATCGAAGACCTCCTCGAGGACCGCATCACCGCCGGCCTGATCACGGTACGGACCGGAAACACCGTCCCGCTTCGGCGGATCGTCCTCCGGGAGGCCGCCCACCCCCTGCCTGACGCGGCCGGCGCGGCGGCCGCGGCGGAGATGCTGGGCCTGATCGCGGGGCTCACCCCCCAGGATCTTGTGATCTGCCTGATATCGGGCGGGGGGTCCGCGCTGCTCCCGCTGCCCCGGGAGGGGCTGACGCTGACCGACAAGGTCAAGGCCACCGACCTCCTCCTGCGCTCCGGCGCGGACATCACCGAGATCAACACCGTGCGCAAGCACCTGTCCGGGATCAAGGGGGGCCAGCTGGCCCGGGCGGCGTACCCGGCGCGCCTCCTCACGCTCGTGGTGTCGGACATCGTCGGCAGCCCGCTCGACGCCATCGCCTCGGGGCCTACGGTGCCCGATCCCACCACGTACGCCGACGCGCTCGCGATCCTGGTGAAATACCGGCTCACGGACCGGGTGCCCCCCGCCGTGCTGGCCGTCCTCCGCCGAGGGGTGGGCGGGACCGCTCCCGAGACCCCCAAGCCGGGGGACCCCGCGTTCTCCGCGAGCCGAGTCGAGGTCGTCGCCGACAACGCCACCGCCGCCCGGGCGGCGGTGGCGAAAGCCGAGCAGTTGGGGTTTCGCGCGCTGCTGCTCTCCACCTATATGGAAGGCGAGGCGCGCGAGGTCGGCAAGGCGCTGGCGGGGATCGCCCGTGAAGTCTGGGCCACCGGCCACCCGGTGTCGCGGCCGGCCTGCATCGTGTGCGGGGGGGAAACCACCGTCACGGTCGTCGGCAGCGGCTGCGGCGGCCGCAACCAAGAGGTGGCGCTCGGCGCCGTGCGCGGCCTGACCGGGCTGCCGACCACGCTGCTCGTCAGTTTCGCGACGGACGGGATGGACGGCCCCACCGACGCCGCCGGGGCGGTGGCGGACGGCACGAGCCTGGAGCGCGCGCGCACCATGGGGCTCGATCCGGCGCACTACCTGGCGGAGAACAACGCCTACCCGCTCCTCGACGCCGTCGGCGATCTGATTCGGATCGGCCCGACCAGCACCAACGTCAACGATCTCGTGCTGATCCTCAGCGGAGATCCGGCCGCAGATCGGGCGTTCTGA
- a CDS encoding cyclophilin-like fold protein has product MRKIRITAATVTCEAALNASRTAEAIWQALPIEGRGNTWGDEIYFSIPVTCDPESPREVVEMGDLGYWPPGSAFCIFFGPTPASRGSEIRPASPVNVVGRVVGDPTAFKAVRGSSKVRIERVE; this is encoded by the coding sequence ATGCGAAAGATCCGGATCACGGCGGCAACCGTCACCTGCGAGGCCGCGCTGAACGCGAGTCGGACCGCCGAGGCCATCTGGCAGGCGCTGCCGATCGAGGGACGGGGCAACACCTGGGGAGATGAGATCTACTTCTCCATCCCCGTGACCTGCGATCCGGAGTCGCCCCGCGAGGTCGTGGAGATGGGCGACCTCGGCTACTGGCCCCCCGGAAGCGCCTTCTGCATCTTCTTCGGGCCGACGCCGGCGAGCCGCGGGAGCGAGATCCGGCCGGCGAGCCCGGTCAACGTCGTCGGACGGGTGGTCGGTGATCCGACGGCCTTCAAAGCCGTGCGCGGATCGAGCAAGGTGAGGATCGAGCGGGTGGAGTGA
- a CDS encoding MBL fold metallo-hydrolase, with amino-acid sequence MTPFPSGLRAVVLASGSAGNVLLLEAGSTRLLIDAGLSAEAIERSLAEVGVAPPALSAILLTHEHDDHAKGAGPLSRAFGIPLHANAATVAAADTALAGATVSTFETGRPFAVGAFEITAFPVSHDAAEPVGFTLAAARHRIMIATDLGSASEALDHHLAGADLVILESNYDLRLLNVSAYPWFLKNRILGPRGHLSNDDAARALARTAAGGSRAVCLAHLSEVNNLASLARDTVVESIAQARGAIGRVLAVPPNGRSCPIVLE; translated from the coding sequence GTGACCCCTTTCCCTTCCGGGCTGCGGGCGGTCGTCCTCGCGAGCGGCAGCGCGGGGAACGTGCTGTTGCTCGAAGCAGGGTCGACGCGGCTCCTGATCGATGCGGGCCTGTCGGCGGAAGCGATTGAGCGCAGCCTCGCCGAGGTGGGAGTAGCCCCCCCTGCGCTCTCGGCGATCCTGCTGACCCACGAACATGACGATCACGCCAAGGGTGCCGGCCCGCTGAGCCGAGCGTTCGGGATCCCGCTGCACGCGAACGCCGCCACCGTCGCCGCCGCCGATACGGCCCTGGCCGGAGCGACCGTCAGCACGTTTGAGACCGGCCGGCCGTTTGCGGTGGGGGCGTTCGAGATCACGGCCTTCCCGGTCTCCCACGATGCCGCGGAGCCCGTGGGTTTCACCCTGGCGGCGGCGCGCCACCGAATCATGATCGCGACGGATCTGGGCAGCGCCAGCGAAGCGCTCGACCACCACCTTGCGGGGGCCGACCTCGTCATCCTGGAGTCCAACTACGATCTGCGACTGTTGAACGTGAGCGCGTATCCCTGGTTCCTCAAGAACCGGATCCTCGGCCCCCGGGGGCACCTGAGCAACGACGATGCCGCCCGGGCGCTGGCGCGTACGGCGGCCGGCGGTTCACGGGCCGTTTGCCTGGCGCATCTCAGCGAGGTGAACAATCTGGCCTCCCTGGCGCGCGACACGGTGGTGGAGTCGATCGCGCAGGCCCGGGGGGCGATCGGTCGGGTGCTGGCGGTGCCCCCCAACGGCCGGTCCTGTCCAATCGTCCTGGAGTGA